The Streptomyces halobius genomic interval TTGGTGGCATCGCTCGGGGGTCTGACTCTGGGTCTGACTGGCGCTTCGGCTGCCTGTGCGCGGCAGCCCCCATCCCCGCCTCCTCAGGCCGCACCAACCGCCACCGCATCAACCGTGGTGGAGACCGGCACGCCAACAGCGCTCTCTACACCATCGTCCTGGTCCGCATGCAATACGACCCACGGACCAGGGACTACGTCGCCAGACGCACCGCCGAAGGCATGTCCACCAAAGACGTCATGCGGTGCCTGAAGAGATTCGTCGCCCGCGAGGTCTATAGACACCTCAAAACCGCCGGTGCCCCAGCTCCGACGCCGGCCACGTGAACGAGGCGATCAGGGCTTCACAGCCGGCTTGACGAGCTATAGGAGCTTCAACGGGCGCAGAGAGGCCCCGCCCATGAGATGGGCCGCAGCACGGAGGCTTCACTGTCTGCCGGTTAGAGCGCGTTGTGGATCTCTGCGCATACCTCTGTCGTGGTCGGCCGATCGGCAGGCTTCGGGCTCATCATCTGTTCGATGAGGGGGCCCAGCGGCCCGGGTACGTTGATCGGCCGGTGTGGCTTGTCCACGATGGCCTGGCGCTGGTCCTTCCGGTCGGCGTCGTCCGGGTAGGACACGTGTCTCCAGCCGGTGGCGGAGATGAACCATGAGGCCCCCAGCGCGTACACGTCGGCCTCTTTCGTGGGCACAGCCGTGCCGGTCGTCAGGATGCCTTGCGAGATCTCTGGCGCTTCGTAGTGGACGAGGCAGCCCCGATATTGGAAGTCGTAGGCCGCGGGCACTGCGCCGCCCTGGGCCAGGCCCAGGTCGATAAGAAAGGCTCCGTCGGGCCTGAGGATGAAGTGATTGGGTTGCACGTCGCCGTGTGTCCATCCCCTTTCGTGGAGGTGGGCCAGAGCAGTAGCGCACGCGAGTGCATCGTTCAGGCTTGGTTCCTTGGGGTCTGTGGAATGCCGGCCCGGCTGCCATAGGTCGAAGAGAGAGGTTCCGTGGCGCCAGGGCTGGGCGCTCCAGGTGCCTTCGGCCCATTCGCCGAGGAGCACGCGCTCAGGGGAGATGAGCTGCCGAAGAATGGTGGCTTCACGAGCGGGTGCCAAGGCTGTCCACTTGTGAATTTCGGTCGGATAGCCGAGCTTGACCGCGTAGCGGCTCTCGGGGGTTTGCACGTCCCAAACGGTGGAGCCCCGCCGGTCTACGACGAGTTGCGTGCTTTGTGGTCCCAGGGCGCTTTTGACGTGTGTGGGGAGTTCGAACGGTCCGCTGGGCATCGTTGCGTCCTCTCATCGACAGGGGCCGGCCCCCGGCGGGGCGGAGGCCGGTCCGCAGATCGGAGCAGGCTACTGGTGATCAGTTGTAGTAGTCGCGTCCGTCGTCGCTGTCGCCGGTCGGCGGGTTGGGTTCTCCGGCGTCGTCTTCATCCTCGCCGCCGCTGGATACGACGTACGGGCGTCCACAGTCCGAGTCGCACTGCCCGGCGTTCCGGCCGTCTACGGTCCAGAGATCGTCCAGGACCGTGAACCCTGCCGATTTCATGGCACGCGCCGAAGCACTGATAGCTTCGAACGTGCGCCCGCCACCGCCGGGGCGCGGGTTGTGGTGCATCATGCGCCCGGCGTGCTCCTGGCAGAAATCCGCGTAGTCCTTGGTGTGCAGGATGAACGCGTGCAGCGCGTGATCCACGTCATCGGACGGGACCATGGGGACGGTTGCGGTTGCCGCAGTCGCGACGAAGGCCAGAGCCTGATCCGTCTGCCGTTCCGCGCGCTCCGGGGGCTGCCCGAAGTGGGTGACGACGAACCGCACGATACTGTCGAACAGTTCGGGACTGGCCAACGATCGGCCGGTCCGTAAATCGTTCAGTGTTGCGGTCATGCCGTGTTCCTCCTCCTTGTTGGAGTGGTGCACTGCACTTGCTGACCCGTCCCATCCTGGGACGGGGGTCTAGGGTCCGGGCTCAGCCGATGCGCGACAACACCGCCATCAGGCCGGCCCAGAGGACGAACAGGACCAGGCCAGCAGCAGTCGCTGCTACGACCAGGTTGATCGGGCGGACGTTGGCTTCGCGCTGCTGCTTTTCGCGTTCCTCCCCGGCCTTTCGGTGTGCGTCGGCATCACACTTGGGGCAGCCGGTTATCTCATGTTCTGCCACGCGTACGCCCCTTCTTGATTGGTGGAACCCGCCCCCTGCTGGGACGGAGGTCTATGCGGCGCGGCCACTGCGAGCGGCTTTCCCTCGGGGTTCGCCCCACAGGTCGAACTGCTGGGCGAGCCATCGCTCACCTGGGTGCCCCCAGTCACGGTGAATCTTGGCCATGGACACGCCGTCGCGGTACAGCCGGATCACGTCGTCTTTATGGACAAGCACGGATTCTCGGGCTGCCATCAGGTCTTTGTGTGCGCGTCCTTGCATCGCAGTTCTCCTTGTTCGTCGGTAGGGCCTGCCCCCTGCCGAGATCTTTCGGCCGGGGGAACCGGAAAGGGCGTCCGGCAGGGGGCGGGGGTCTGTGGCGGTCGCCCCGGGCCCCTGCTCAAAACTCCGGGGCGACCGCTTCGCGCTCCCCTCTGCGTCTCCCTCGCACTGTCAGAGGAGACGGGGCCGGGGGTCTTGGGGCCCTCCGCGAGGAGCGCGCCCGGCCATGACCAAGCCGGGGGGTAACGCACCGCTCCCCGGTGGTCGTGCATCATCGGCACCAGAGAGCGGGAGTTCATGAGAGCTTGCCCGCAGCGATGAGAGCGACGAAGAGCGTGACCGTGCCCCAAACGCACAGAAGGAGAATTCCGCCGACGAACGTGCCGTCCACGTTGATCTTGCGGCGTCGCTGTTGCCCTGTCATCTGCGGGCCTCCTCCTTGACGCAGTGGCCGCACGGTTTCCGGCCGTCGCGCTCCGCTTTGCTGCGGGATGTGACAGTTATGACCGGTGCGGGGCACTTGCCGAGGGTGTAGCAGCTCGGTACGGCGTGGTAGCGGGCTCCGCTGCTCTTGGCGACGTACACCCGGCCATCTGGACCCACTCCGCGAAGGGCGGAACCTCGCTCAACGGTCCGGGATCGGAAAGGGTGTTCACTGGCCGGACCGGGAGCGTGGAACACGAGCGTCACGCCATGCGTCTCGCAGCGGTAGGTCCATCGACTCAGCCGCTGCATGTCGTGAGCCGACTCCATAGGGCAGCGCATGGCTACCGCTTCCGGCCGGTGTTCTTGCCCGAATCGGAGCCGCCAGACGACTCTTTGTTCTTCTCGCGGTTCTTCCGGCTCAGGTCGTCGGTGGTGCCGCTCATCGCTGCTTCCCTGATGGTCTTTACGAGTAGCTCAGACTGGGCGTGATCCATCGACGGAGGGATGATCCGGGTAGCTGTCCAGGTGTTCCACAGGACTGCCGAGGGCGTATCCGTGTCGATTCCGGCCGTGTGCAGTGCGGCGTCCAGTGCCTTGGCTACCTCACGCGCCAGGGTCCCGGGTACCCGTCCGCCGATAGCCTGAACAAGGCTGATGGCCCAAGGGATTGAGAGCGTGGCGAGGCGGATTCGGTTGGTGACGACCCCCTCGACCATGTTCTGGGTGATGACGGAGGGTCCGGCATCGAGCCCCGCGAGGGCCAGCGCATCGTCCAGGCGCTGGCGTACATCCCTCACGGCCCGATGCGGCGTCCTCAGCATGGGGGCAGACATGATCACGCGCTCCTCTCCGTAGTGCTTCCACTACCGGGGCGACTCAGCGTGACCTACAGTCGGGAACCCTTCAAGTAATCAGAACCGAAGGATGGGTTGGGGAAGCCATGGTCAACCGCAGGGAGTTGGACCCTGAAAGCAGCCCGGAAGCGGGCTACGGGGCCCGTCTGCGCAGGTTGCGGGAGGATCGCGGTTGGGGTCAGGAAGATCTAGCCGGGATCATGGAATATTCCAGTCAGCATATTTCGGCTGTTGAAACTGCTCGGAAACCGCCAACCCTGCGTTTCTCGCGTAGCGCAGACCGCGCCTTCGGCATCGCGGAGACAGCGGACACGTTCGAGCGTCAGTGGCGCGAGATCAAACACGGCAGCCTGTTGGAAGGCTTCCCACAGTTCGTGGGCCATGAGGGGCGCGCAGCAGAGATCCGGCTATACGAAGTGGGCGTCATTCCTGGGCTTCTCCAGACACCGGAGTACGCAACGGTCATGGCGGACAGCGAGGTTCAACGGGGAGCGATCACCCCCGAGCAAGCTCACGAGCGGGTGACGCTTGTTGCGGAGCGGCAAGCCGCGCTCGTCCGCACGCCCCCGCCGCTGGTCATCGCCGTACTGGACGAAAGCTGTATCCGCCGGCCCATCGGCGAGCCTGCTGTCATGGACGCGCAGTTAGCGCGGTTGGCTCAGTTCGCCGAGCAGCCGAACACCATGCTCCAAGTCGCCCCGTTCAGCATGGGGGCTCGCCGACCGTTCAACCTGCCGATAACCGTGCTGACGATGCCGGACCGCTCGCTCATGTCGTACGCCGAGTCCGCCCAGCGTGGGCATCTCGAACGGGACAACAGATTCGTACTGCCCATGGTGACGGCCTACCATCAGCTACAGGCCCAAGCGCCTTCCCAGGCGCAGTCTGTGGCCATGATCAACGAGTTGCGAAAGGGCACCCCGTGACGACCGAATCCCCCCGCTGGTTCAAGTCCTCCTACAGCGCCAACGGCGGCCAGTGCATCGAGGTCGCCGCAAACCTCGTCGCCTCGTGCGGCGTCGTCCCCGTTCGGGACAGTAAGGCCCCGAAGGGGCCCGTCCTCTCCTTCCCCTCTACCTCTTTCTCTGCCTTCATTGCGGACATCAAGGCTGGCTCTTTCTCCAGCTGACCAGTGGGTCCTTCCGCCTTGTCCGCTATGAGCACGAGAACGGCCCCCTTCACCATCGCTAAGCGAAGGGGGCCGTTCTGTCAGGCTGCCAAGTAGCAAGCCACCTTCAGCACGTCGTCCAGGTTTGCGGCTGGGCCAGCCAGCTTCCGGGCCCTCAGGAACAACACCTCCTTGTCCGGCTGGCCGAACCCGGCGGGCGGTTCGACGGGGCGGAACAGATCCGCCACGGCCGCCCGGTGGCACCCGGGCCGCTCCGCACAATCCGCGGAGCAAGCCCCGTTGTCCTCGGGGCATAGCGCGGGGGCAGGCTCCGAGGCGGTAGTGGTCGGCACCTGCGGGGCCTGTTCCCCCTCCGCCGTGATAGACGCCAGTGTGACCGTACGGGCGAACCGGCGGGCGGCCTCCGGGGCCAGGTACACGTACGCCGGCGGTTCGGGCCCGTCGTCCAGGCGCTGGACTTCCACCTCCACGTATCCGTCCGGGTCCGCCTGCACCGTGGCGCACGTCCCGCCGTCGTAGTCGCACTCGAACTCTTCAGCCATCTGTGGTGCCTCCAGGGATCGTTACTAGCTGTTCCGCCGGCCGTCTACCGGGCGTGATCATTCGTCGGTGTCGTCCAGGTGCCAGGGGGCCGGGGCGTCCGGGTCGGTCTCCAGCTCCAGGTCCTGGCCGAGGTCGGTCATGGAGGCCCCGGCCAGCGTGGCGTCCTCCAGGGTCATGAATCGCATACGCACGGGGCGTGTCCTCCGGTGATGGCCCAACAGGCCAGGGTGTGGGTGTACTTGCTTGCGTTGCAGTCCCGGCAGGCGGCCACGACGTTGGCCGCCACGTCCCGCCCGCCCCGCGCGATGGGGAGCACGTGGTCCAGTTCCTCCGCCGGGCCGTCGCAGTAGGCGCAGCCAGCCCAGCGGGCCAGGATCTCCACGCGGTCGTACGGCGCGGGGCGTGGTCGGCGGGACGCCTGGCGGACAGGGAAGGGACGCCTTCGGCGTTGCCTCACGCGGCCAGGTCCATGTCCCGCTCTGCGCACTCCAGGACCAGCGTCTGGACGGCCGTGCGGAGCCGGTCTAGGGCCCGCTTCAGCGTCTGGCGGGAGGTGGCCACGGTGATGCCCAGCGCTTCCGCTATGGCGCCGTGGTCGGGTATCGGAAGGCCGTCGGCGTCGTAGCCGTTGAACAGATGGGGTTCCGGGTCGAACCCGAACGTCATGCGGACGATGCGGTCCGCGTTGCCGTGCAGGGTCGCCAAGAGGGAGTGCGCCAGGGCGTGCTTCCGTGCGCGGTCCTGGC includes:
- a CDS encoding protein kinase domain-containing protein, with translation MQTPESRYAVKLGYPTEIHKWTALAPAREATILRQLISPERVLLGEWAEGTWSAQPWRHGTSLFDLWQPGRHSTDPKEPSLNDALACATALAHLHERGWTHGDVQPNHFILRPDGAFLIDLGLAQGGAVPAAYDFQYRGCLVHYEAPEISQGILTTGTAVPTKEADVYALGASWFISATGWRHVSYPDDADRKDQRQAIVDKPHRPINVPGPLGPLIEQMMSPKPADRPTTTEVCAEIHNAL
- a CDS encoding DUF397 domain-containing protein — protein: MTTESPRWFKSSYSANGGQCIEVAANLVASCGVVPVRDSKAPKGPVLSFPSTSFSAFIADIKAGSFSS
- a CDS encoding HNH endonuclease, whose protein sequence is MRRAGHGPGRVRQRRRRPFPVRQASRRPRPAPYDRVEILARWAGCAYCDGPAEELDHVLPIARGGRDVAANVVAACRDCNASKYTHTLACWAITGGHAPCVCDS
- a CDS encoding helix-turn-helix domain-containing protein, which produces MVNRRELDPESSPEAGYGARLRRLREDRGWGQEDLAGIMEYSSQHISAVETARKPPTLRFSRSADRAFGIAETADTFERQWREIKHGSLLEGFPQFVGHEGRAAEIRLYEVGVIPGLLQTPEYATVMADSEVQRGAITPEQAHERVTLVAERQAALVRTPPPLVIAVLDESCIRRPIGEPAVMDAQLARLAQFAEQPNTMLQVAPFSMGARRPFNLPITVLTMPDRSLMSYAESAQRGHLERDNRFVLPMVTAYHQLQAQAPSQAQSVAMINELRKGTP